One genomic window of Halorubrum hochsteinianum includes the following:
- a CDS encoding alpha/beta hydrolase family protein translates to MNRKRLVLFGVALGLILVGGVVGWWGHTDGGDLTIRETQIETDGGTIDAYLYVPPGVTPDDPAPGVLATHGYINSKETQAPFAIELARRGHVVLAIDQTGHGYSDPPAFSQGWGGPPALAYLADHELVDEDRIALEGHSMGGWASVAAAATYPDRYESMVLAGSSTGSSGAPPGNATFPRNLGVVYAEYDEFHWLMWETETAPAAPESEKLQSVFGTDERIETGRTYGDIESGTARALYQPGTTHPGTHHSPTAVGQVVEWIERTTGGDTSLDPDDQIWHWKELGTAVALLGGFLFLFPTIGTLSEAGALSAATRSVPEPVAERDRGWLVSVALTALLPVVTYYPLMLLAGQVMPLTPVTPQNETNSIVLWILGNAAIIAVLFGVWHVRSDRTFAAARDRYGLDAGDGAGTLGRSVAIAGGTALALLALLFAFDAVFGLDFRVWVLGLKLPSALHVRIAAGYFPAFLAFFFALELLLHGRLRTPAATDSLPRAIAGNVGLLAGPFVGFLAVQYGWLFATGALPVPITALQAIIAFQFVGVLVGVGAVSTYSFHRTGRVWVGAVLNALFVTWLVVASQATHVPL, encoded by the coding sequence ATGAACAGAAAGAGGCTCGTACTGTTTGGCGTCGCGCTCGGGTTGATCCTCGTCGGCGGCGTCGTCGGGTGGTGGGGCCACACCGACGGCGGCGACCTGACGATACGTGAGACGCAGATCGAGACGGATGGCGGGACGATAGACGCGTACCTCTACGTCCCGCCCGGGGTGACGCCCGACGACCCGGCACCAGGCGTGCTGGCGACGCACGGCTACATCAACAGCAAGGAGACGCAAGCGCCGTTCGCGATCGAGTTGGCTAGGCGCGGCCACGTGGTGTTGGCCATCGACCAGACCGGTCACGGCTACTCCGACCCGCCGGCGTTCTCGCAGGGGTGGGGCGGCCCGCCGGCGCTCGCGTACCTCGCCGACCACGAACTCGTCGACGAGGACCGGATCGCGCTCGAAGGCCACTCCATGGGCGGCTGGGCGTCGGTCGCGGCTGCCGCGACCTATCCGGACCGTTACGAGTCGATGGTCCTCGCCGGCTCGTCGACCGGGTCGTCCGGCGCGCCGCCGGGCAACGCCACCTTCCCGCGGAACCTCGGCGTCGTCTACGCCGAGTATGACGAGTTCCACTGGCTCATGTGGGAGACGGAGACCGCGCCGGCCGCGCCGGAGAGCGAGAAGCTCCAGTCGGTGTTCGGCACCGACGAGCGGATCGAGACCGGCAGGACGTACGGCGACATAGAGTCCGGGACCGCTCGGGCGCTATACCAGCCCGGCACGACCCATCCCGGAACGCACCACTCGCCGACGGCCGTCGGACAGGTCGTCGAGTGGATCGAGCGGACGACCGGGGGCGACACGTCGCTCGACCCGGACGACCAGATCTGGCACTGGAAGGAACTGGGGACCGCCGTCGCGCTGCTCGGCGGCTTCCTGTTCCTCTTCCCGACGATCGGGACCCTCTCTGAGGCCGGCGCGCTGTCGGCGGCGACGCGGTCAGTCCCGGAGCCGGTTGCCGAGCGCGACCGCGGCTGGCTCGTCTCGGTCGCGCTGACCGCACTGCTCCCGGTCGTGACGTACTATCCGCTGATGCTCCTCGCGGGACAGGTAATGCCGCTGACCCCGGTGACGCCGCAAAACGAGACGAACAGCATCGTGCTGTGGATCTTGGGGAACGCGGCGATCATCGCCGTCCTGTTCGGTGTCTGGCACGTCCGTAGCGACCGGACGTTCGCCGCGGCGCGCGACCGATACGGGCTGGACGCGGGGGACGGCGCTGGGACGCTCGGCCGGTCCGTCGCGATCGCGGGCGGGACGGCCCTCGCGCTGCTCGCGCTGCTGTTCGCGTTCGACGCCGTCTTCGGGCTCGACTTCCGCGTGTGGGTTCTCGGCCTGAAGCTCCCGAGCGCGCTCCACGTCCGCATCGCAGCGGGCTACTTCCCCGCGTTCCTCGCGTTCTTCTTCGCGCTCGAACTGCTGCTCCACGGGCGGCTTCGGACCCCGGCGGCGACCGACTCGCTCCCCCGAGCGATCGCGGGGAACGTCGGCCTGCTCGCCGGGCCGTTCGTCGGGTTCCTCGCCGTCCAGTACGGCTGGCTGTTCGCGACGGGTGCCCTGCCGGTGCCAATCACGGCGCTACAGGCGATCATCGCGTTCCAGTTCGTCGGCGTGCTGGTCGGCGTGGGCGCGGTCTCGACGTACAGCTTCCACCGGACCGGCCGCGTGTGGGTCGGGGCGGTCCTCAACGCCCTGTTCGTGACGTGGCTCGTCGTCGCCTCGCAGGCGACGCACGTCCCGCTCTGA
- a CDS encoding glycerophosphodiester phosphodiesterase, translating into MTLIGHRACAGQYPENTVAAIERAVPHVDAVEIDVRRCASGELVVFHDEELDRLTEGGGRVADAEWDELRELTVLDSGEAIPRLDEALRAVPAGTAVNVEIKERGLAGDALDAADEADAEVLFSSFLPDALAALRDRDPAADRALLVADGDPEALVAAATDLGCVGIHPPTDLVTEPGFVEAAHEAGLAVNAWTAADRDDAERLLDAGVDGVIADRWDLF; encoded by the coding sequence TACCCCGAGAACACCGTCGCCGCGATCGAGCGCGCCGTGCCGCACGTCGACGCCGTCGAGATCGACGTGCGCCGGTGCGCGAGCGGCGAACTCGTCGTCTTCCACGACGAGGAGCTCGACCGGTTGACCGAGGGGGGCGGACGCGTCGCGGACGCCGAGTGGGACGAACTCCGGGAGCTGACGGTCCTCGATTCGGGGGAGGCGATCCCGCGGCTCGACGAGGCGCTGCGGGCCGTCCCGGCTGGAACCGCCGTCAACGTCGAGATCAAAGAGCGGGGCCTCGCCGGTGACGCGCTCGACGCCGCCGACGAGGCGGACGCCGAGGTGCTGTTCTCGTCGTTCCTGCCGGACGCGCTGGCGGCGCTGCGGGACCGGGATCCGGCGGCCGACCGCGCGCTCCTCGTCGCCGACGGGGACCCGGAGGCGCTCGTCGCGGCGGCGACCGACCTCGGCTGCGTCGGGATCCATCCCCCGACCGACCTCGTGACCGAGCCGGGGTTCGTCGAGGCGGCGCACGAGGCGGGGCTGGCGGTGAACGCGTGGACCGCGGCCGACCGCGACGACGCCGAGCGGCTCCTTGACGCTGGCGTCGACGGCGTCATCGCCGACCGGTGGGACCTGTTTTGA